The following are encoded together in the Pseudidiomarina andamanensis genome:
- the asnB gene encoding asparagine synthase (glutamine-hydrolyzing) — MCGIAGIFNRDAKLKPDAQTLVNMAAIMHHRGPDGFGYQILDNTGVGFSHARLSIIDLNEDRARQPFVSDSGQLLLAHNGEFYDFKRIRADLTAQGARFRSKSDSEIVLHLYAREGLEETLKHLRGEFAFGLYDRNEDAMYLVRDRFGIKPLYYTETADGVVFGSELKVLFAHPSVKREFSSEGLYHQLIQVMVPGTTAFKGVKQVAPGHVVKVTRKNDKLELSESKYWDVNFPLEHEYPGDDVDEQQYIDGVREHLLEAVQHRLTADVPVGCYLSGGIDSCAILGLSAAATQTSVKAFTIGFDSDDYDETPIAQEMAEATGADHHIMRLKADDLYDHFVKTIWHTERTIYNTLGVAKYLMSQQVNEVGYKVVLTGEGSDELFAGYPAFRKDMFLHGLDHLPDSERKAWQELLEKNNKLFKGAMLAREEFVSAAFNAKMGFTPSCVQPWLSCGDVALPLIAAERREGLQEYDAGKAIAATLDETMLKGRHPLDRAQYVWIKTMLEGQILTWGGDRVDMANSMEARPAFLDHHLAEYAFTVPPHLRIKGNKEKYVLREAMKGLLPETLYKREKFAFMAPPAHTDPKKWRAVLKLAEQFLSEDAVKEAGLLDFDEVQRTFARHESDEVPIDEKVQLDAVINHMLGVQILHHHFVKTDVPALAQQRANELGWCA; from the coding sequence ATGTGTGGAATAGCAGGAATATTTAATCGTGATGCCAAGCTGAAGCCAGATGCACAAACCTTGGTAAATATGGCAGCCATCATGCATCACCGCGGGCCAGATGGTTTTGGCTATCAAATTCTCGACAACACGGGTGTGGGGTTCAGCCACGCGCGATTGTCAATTATCGATTTAAACGAAGATCGCGCGCGGCAACCGTTTGTCAGCGATAGTGGTCAATTATTATTGGCGCACAACGGTGAGTTTTATGATTTTAAACGTATTCGCGCCGATTTAACCGCACAAGGTGCTCGTTTTCGTAGCAAAAGCGACTCAGAAATCGTCTTGCATTTGTACGCGCGTGAAGGTCTGGAAGAAACGCTGAAACATTTACGCGGAGAATTCGCATTCGGCTTGTACGATCGTAATGAAGACGCCATGTATTTAGTGCGCGACCGATTCGGTATCAAACCTCTGTATTACACCGAAACAGCAGATGGCGTCGTATTTGGTTCAGAGCTTAAAGTACTATTTGCGCATCCATCGGTGAAGCGTGAGTTCTCGAGTGAGGGTTTATATCACCAGTTAATTCAAGTGATGGTGCCAGGTACAACAGCGTTCAAAGGCGTAAAACAGGTTGCTCCTGGTCATGTTGTGAAAGTGACTCGCAAAAACGACAAACTTGAGCTAAGTGAGTCAAAATACTGGGATGTTAACTTTCCTCTAGAGCATGAGTATCCGGGCGATGACGTGGATGAACAGCAATACATTGACGGCGTTCGTGAACACCTATTAGAGGCGGTACAACATCGCTTAACCGCTGACGTTCCGGTTGGTTGCTATTTATCCGGTGGCATTGACTCGTGCGCTATTCTTGGCTTGTCAGCTGCGGCGACACAAACTTCGGTGAAGGCATTTACCATTGGCTTTGATTCGGATGACTACGATGAGACGCCTATTGCTCAAGAAATGGCTGAGGCAACTGGCGCTGATCATCACATTATGCGTTTGAAAGCTGATGACCTTTATGACCATTTCGTGAAAACCATTTGGCATACCGAGCGCACCATCTATAACACGTTGGGTGTTGCCAAGTACCTGATGAGTCAGCAGGTAAACGAAGTTGGCTACAAGGTGGTGCTTACTGGCGAAGGTTCAGATGAGCTTTTTGCGGGCTATCCAGCATTTCGCAAAGATATGTTTTTACATGGGTTAGACCATTTACCAGATAGCGAACGTAAAGCGTGGCAAGAATTGTTGGAGAAGAACAACAAGCTATTTAAAGGGGCCATGTTAGCGCGCGAAGAGTTTGTAAGCGCTGCATTCAATGCCAAAATGGGTTTCACGCCAAGCTGCGTTCAACCTTGGTTGTCATGCGGTGATGTTGCACTGCCGTTAATTGCAGCCGAGCGTCGAGAAGGCCTGCAAGAATACGATGCCGGCAAAGCCATTGCCGCGACATTAGATGAAACCATGTTAAAAGGACGTCATCCACTCGACCGCGCGCAATATGTGTGGATTAAAACCATGTTAGAAGGGCAGATATTAACGTGGGGTGGTGACCGAGTCGATATGGCAAACTCAATGGAGGCACGACCTGCGTTTTTAGATCATCACCTTGCTGAATACGCCTTTACCGTACCGCCGCATCTGCGTATTAAAGGCAATAAAGAGAAATATGTGCTGCGCGAAGCCATGAAAGGGTTGTTGCCGGAGACGTTGTATAAGCGTGAAAAGTTTGCGTTTATGGCGCCGCCGGCGCATACCGATCCGAAGAAGTGGCGAGCGGTATTGAAACTTGCGGAACAGTTTTTATCTGAAGATGCAGTGAAAGAAGCGGGCTTACTTGATTTTGATGAAGTGCAACGTACTTTTGCGCGTCATGAGTCAGACGAAGTACCGATTGATGAGAAGGTGCAGCTTGATGCTGTGATTAATCACATGTTAGGTGTGCAAATTCTCCATCATCATTTTGTTAAAACGGATGTGCCAGCGTTAGCCCAACAGCGGGCTAACGAATTGGGCTGGTGCGCTTAA
- a CDS encoding aspartate/ornithine carbamoyltransferase family protein produces MNMNDVSFERERPDVYGDAHPKALLRVIQEDGDYLVKLANQHIVSGDQFDQDTMKQLFRLAAKIESNPKRFSSPLQNKILISAFYEPSTRTRLSFESAWHRLGGDIMSITDRSTTGIAKGECLADVAEMFNNYGDCVVLRDNNESSLFEMMDALRIPIINAGNGVDEHPTQALADMYAIFKWRPELIDAANNTKIRIGVIGVPNKMRTVRSFLKCLSVFPHAVEELVIIHDEASSTDLFGVGQREELEARGIHITTSTELEEVLSSLDVVYINAISWEGDTFNTYGSAFHLTAKSPLKEDAIILHPLARGEELSTDLDHTTHNWYFSQARGAVFLRMALLTCMVERAERVIDVV; encoded by the coding sequence ATGAATATGAACGATGTCTCATTTGAACGTGAGCGGCCTGATGTCTATGGCGACGCGCATCCGAAAGCCTTGCTCAGGGTGATTCAGGAAGATGGTGACTATTTAGTCAAACTAGCGAATCAGCATATTGTGTCTGGCGATCAGTTTGATCAAGACACCATGAAACAGCTATTTCGCTTAGCAGCAAAAATTGAAAGTAACCCGAAGCGTTTCAGCTCGCCGTTACAAAATAAAATTTTGATTAGCGCATTTTACGAACCAAGCACGCGTACGCGGCTTTCATTTGAGAGCGCTTGGCATCGCCTCGGTGGCGATATTATGTCAATCACCGATCGCTCAACGACTGGCATTGCCAAAGGTGAGTGTTTGGCTGACGTTGCTGAAATGTTCAATAACTACGGCGACTGCGTGGTGTTGCGTGATAATAATGAAAGTTCGTTGTTTGAAATGATGGATGCACTGCGCATTCCCATTATTAATGCGGGTAATGGTGTGGATGAGCACCCGACGCAAGCGCTTGCGGATATGTATGCCATTTTTAAATGGCGACCAGAACTTATTGATGCTGCAAATAACACAAAGATTCGCATTGGCGTGATTGGCGTACCGAACAAAATGCGTACCGTGCGCAGTTTTCTTAAATGTTTATCGGTGTTTCCGCATGCCGTGGAAGAGTTGGTGATCATTCATGATGAAGCCAGCTCTACTGATTTATTTGGCGTAGGTCAACGGGAAGAACTTGAAGCGAGAGGCATTCATATTACAACGAGTACTGAACTCGAAGAGGTCTTATCTAGCTTAGATGTGGTGTATATAAACGCCATATCGTGGGAAGGCGATACCTTTAACACCTACGGTAGCGCCTTTCATTTGACGGCAAAATCGCCATTGAAAGAGGATGCGATTATTCTGCATCCTTTAGCGCGTGGCGAGGAGTTATCGACTGATCTCGATCACACTACGCATAACTGGTACTTCAGCCAAGCGCGTGGTGCGGTATTTTTACGCATGGCCCTTTTGACATGCATGGTAGAACGCGCTGAGCGTGTCATAGACGTCGTATAA
- a CDS encoding sodium:solute symporter family protein, translating into MSETADFALDSTLGLSLVVIFGLLWIAFGWYLGRANKTHEDFALAGRNVGFALAAATAMATWVTSNTTLVAPQLTYQFGIWGMVGYSFAALGLILFAPLAARIKRLMPHGYTSGDFIRLRFGRAAWWVFMVISVVYAFGWLVSLGMAGGILLEALSGLDYHIGMTAILVICVGYTLFGGLRAVIATDFIQALIIIIGVVGIAWFLIDTVSLESIHTELSENHPRLLDLMFPAAIMFLFNNIFFGLGEIFHSNVWWSRALAFKGNVAFKAFLLGGLLWLPIPIVTGFIALAAPQLGIFPPSADMVGPMVAAEVLGKVGAVVVFIVVFSALASSLDSLLAATSDLVTRDFYHKKLRPKATDKQLFTFNRYCIAGIGVLTWLFCLPQVATLGALLNFAGAFVASTIFPIVFGLYQNKLSGKYAAVAMAGGTLLGLVSYFLIGFYVAALTACALSAAVCAIGVWRSKQNFDWNKLQESS; encoded by the coding sequence ATGAGTGAAACTGCAGATTTTGCATTAGATAGTACCCTTGGGCTCAGTTTGGTAGTGATCTTTGGATTGCTCTGGATAGCATTTGGCTGGTATTTAGGGCGTGCGAATAAAACTCACGAAGATTTTGCGCTAGCGGGGCGTAACGTGGGCTTCGCATTAGCCGCAGCAACAGCGATGGCAACCTGGGTGACCAGTAACACCACACTTGTCGCCCCGCAATTGACCTATCAGTTCGGTATCTGGGGTATGGTGGGGTATTCGTTTGCCGCACTGGGACTTATTCTATTTGCACCGCTTGCGGCGCGTATAAAGCGTTTAATGCCGCATGGTTATACCTCAGGTGACTTTATCCGTCTGCGCTTTGGTCGAGCGGCGTGGTGGGTATTTATGGTCATTTCGGTGGTTTATGCCTTCGGTTGGCTCGTCAGCCTTGGTATGGCGGGAGGTATATTACTCGAAGCGTTGAGTGGCTTGGATTATCACATTGGCATGACGGCTATTCTGGTAATCTGCGTTGGCTACACCTTGTTTGGCGGTCTACGTGCGGTCATCGCCACCGATTTTATCCAAGCGTTGATCATTATCATCGGGGTGGTTGGTATTGCTTGGTTTTTAATTGATACGGTGAGCCTCGAAAGTATTCATACCGAATTATCAGAGAATCATCCTCGATTACTCGACTTAATGTTTCCAGCCGCCATTATGTTTCTGTTTAACAATATATTTTTCGGCCTGGGCGAAATATTTCATTCGAATGTGTGGTGGTCTCGTGCACTCGCGTTTAAAGGGAACGTTGCGTTTAAAGCGTTTTTACTTGGTGGTTTGCTCTGGCTGCCGATTCCAATTGTCACCGGATTTATCGCGCTGGCTGCGCCACAATTAGGCATTTTCCCTCCCAGTGCCGATATGGTAGGCCCGATGGTTGCCGCTGAGGTGCTTGGTAAAGTTGGTGCCGTTGTTGTGTTTATCGTGGTTTTTTCAGCGTTAGCGTCTAGTCTTGATTCATTACTTGCAGCAACATCCGATTTAGTAACGCGAGACTTTTACCACAAAAAATTACGCCCAAAGGCAACCGACAAGCAATTATTTACGTTTAATCGCTATTGTATTGCTGGAATTGGCGTGTTGACCTGGCTGTTCTGTTTACCTCAGGTTGCCACTTTGGGCGCCTTATTGAATTTTGCCGGTGCGTTTGTTGCCAGTACGATTTTCCCAATAGTTTTCGGCTTATATCAAAATAAGCTATCTGGGAAATACGCGGCAGTGGCCATGGCTGGCGGCACACTGCTTGGCCTTGTGAGTTATTTTTTAATTGGATTTTATGTCGCCGCACTTACCGCCTGTGCGCTATCTGCAGCAGTTTGTGCGATAGGTGTTTGGCGCTCGAAGCAAAATTTTGATTGGAACAAATTACAGGAGTCATCGTAA
- a CDS encoding 2-amino-4-hydroxy-6-hydroxymethyldihydropteridine diphosphokinase has translation MHPIYLCSMGANIAPESNFAAARESISELGKAYYSRAIYTQPVDMRSDHDFLNALFLIVSPLDSIALKKRFNAIEISLGRDRDDPLSSKKDRPMDIDILGELNSDLVWQEVPDYLQEVVPNLKPIADKLVQTQGALHD, from the coding sequence ATGCATCCGATTTATTTATGTAGCATGGGCGCCAATATCGCGCCAGAAAGCAATTTTGCTGCCGCTCGCGAGTCGATCTCAGAGCTGGGCAAAGCTTATTATTCACGCGCTATCTATACACAACCCGTTGATATGCGCAGTGACCATGACTTCCTCAATGCCCTATTTTTAATCGTTTCACCGTTAGACAGTATTGCTCTCAAAAAGCGGTTCAACGCTATCGAGATTAGTCTGGGGCGAGATCGTGATGATCCGCTTAGTAGTAAAAAAGATCGCCCAATGGATATCGACATTTTGGGTGAGCTGAACTCTGACCTAGTGTGGCAAGAAGTACCTGACTATTTGCAAGAAGTCGTTCCAAACCTTAAACCAATCGCTGATAAACTTGTTCAAACGCAAGGGGCATTACATGACTAA
- a CDS encoding SDR family oxidoreductase, which yields MTNSKKFALVTGAGRRFGLALAHALLDEGYQVLAHYNTSKDGIDELEQRGAIGLQANLANLNDVHQLIQAVQQHCPKLHLLVNNASCFFDNQRVDESDANLVAVLNVHTAAPYLLINKLQQQLTNAEGSVVNITDIYVDSPSTDYIAYCAAKAGLASLTQAFAKKLAPAVRVNAIQPGPILFLPEHDSQHRKKVLAETPLNLEGGLEPMIAAVRFLRDNPFITGESIKVDGGRALTI from the coding sequence ATGACTAATTCAAAGAAGTTTGCTTTAGTGACCGGCGCAGGTCGTCGATTTGGCTTAGCTTTGGCACATGCACTGCTCGATGAGGGGTATCAGGTACTTGCTCATTACAACACGTCTAAAGACGGCATAGATGAACTTGAACAGCGCGGTGCCATTGGTTTACAAGCAAACTTAGCAAACTTAAATGACGTGCATCAGTTAATTCAGGCTGTGCAACAACATTGCCCGAAATTGCATCTATTGGTTAACAACGCATCATGCTTTTTTGATAACCAACGTGTGGATGAAAGTGATGCCAATCTCGTCGCGGTATTAAATGTGCACACCGCAGCGCCCTACTTGCTGATTAACAAGCTACAGCAGCAGCTCACCAATGCCGAAGGTAGTGTCGTTAATATCACCGACATCTATGTTGATAGCCCCTCTACCGACTATATCGCGTATTGCGCAGCGAAAGCTGGTTTAGCAAGTTTGACACAAGCATTTGCCAAAAAATTAGCCCCAGCGGTGCGCGTTAACGCAATCCAGCCGGGGCCAATATTATTTTTGCCTGAGCACGATAGCCAGCACCGTAAAAAAGTACTCGCTGAAACACCACTGAACCTTGAAGGAGGTTTAGAGCCGATGATAGCTGCGGTGCGCTTTTTACGCGACAACCCATTTATCACCGGCGAATCCATCAAAGTAGATGGTGGCCGCGCTTTGACCATTTAG
- the acnA gene encoding aconitate hydratase AcnA, translated as MSSNDSLKTLSTLEVNGKTYHYHSLPKAAEKLASIADVKKLPTSMKVLLENLLRNEDGDTVTAEDIEAIAKWLDKRSSDREIQYRPARVLMQDFTGVPAVVDLAAMRDAVAKAGQDPNQINPLSAVDLVIDHSVMVDKFATPEAFKENVRIEMERNFERYQFLRWGQNAFENFRVVPPGTGICHQVNLEYLAKVAWTKEQDGKTYVMPDTLVGTDSHTTMINGLGVLGWGVGGIEAEAAMLGQPVSMLIPEVVGFRMTGKLPEGVTATDLVLTVTQMLRKHGVVGKLVEFYGPGLDNLPLADRATIGNMAPEYGATCGFFPVDQETLRYLELSGRDDDTIALVEAYAKAQGMWRDSGNEPVFTDSLELDLSTVEASLAGPKRPQDRVGMPQLGSAFDLFLETNGQSAEADKAIKVKGKDYSLSHGDVVIAAITSCTNTSNPSVMMAAGLVAKKALEKGINRKPWVKSSLAPGSKVVTDYLAKAGLTEYLDKLGFNLVGYGCTTCIGNSGPLPDEITDAIREGNLTVSSVLSGNRNFEGRIHQDVKANWLASPPLVVAYALAGTTRIDLSNDPIAEDSSGNPVYLKDIWPTSAEIAEAVRLVDGEMFSKEYGEVFKGDDEWRSIPIGEGKTYNWSDDSTYVKNPPYFIGIDKPLAPLADVKDARVLAVFADSITTDHISPAGSIKPDSPAGKYLQENGVAVKDFNSYGSRRGNHEVMMRGTFANIRIKNQMLDGVEGGFTRHVPSGKQMAIYDAAMQYQQEGTPLVVLAGKEYGTGSSRDWAAKGTTLLGVKAVIAESFERIHRSNLVGMGVLPLQFVDGEGVQAHGLTGDEQISIVGINSDLKPGQMLKVKAKKADGSAVEFEVKCRIDTGNELQYYRSGGILHYVLRQMLAA; from the coding sequence ATGTCGAGCAACGACAGCTTGAAAACGTTAAGTACGTTAGAAGTAAACGGTAAGACCTATCACTATCACAGCTTGCCGAAGGCAGCAGAAAAACTCGCTAGCATTGCCGATGTGAAGAAATTACCAACATCAATGAAAGTACTGTTAGAGAACTTGCTTCGCAATGAAGACGGCGACACGGTTACGGCTGAGGATATTGAGGCAATAGCGAAATGGCTTGATAAGCGTAGCTCAGATCGAGAAATTCAGTACCGACCAGCGCGCGTACTCATGCAAGATTTTACCGGTGTACCGGCGGTGGTTGATTTGGCTGCTATGCGTGACGCTGTTGCGAAAGCAGGCCAAGATCCGAATCAGATTAATCCATTGTCGGCGGTCGACTTGGTGATTGACCATTCGGTGATGGTGGATAAATTTGCGACGCCAGAAGCCTTTAAAGAGAACGTTCGCATAGAGATGGAACGTAACTTCGAACGCTATCAGTTTTTGCGTTGGGGCCAAAATGCGTTTGAAAACTTCCGCGTGGTGCCGCCAGGCACGGGTATCTGTCACCAAGTCAATTTGGAGTATTTAGCCAAAGTTGCTTGGACGAAAGAGCAAGACGGGAAAACTTATGTGATGCCGGATACTTTAGTTGGTACCGACTCACACACCACAATGATTAACGGCCTTGGTGTACTTGGTTGGGGAGTTGGTGGTATTGAAGCGGAAGCCGCAATGCTCGGACAACCTGTTTCCATGTTAATTCCTGAGGTTGTTGGTTTCCGAATGACAGGGAAATTACCAGAGGGGGTCACTGCAACCGATTTGGTGTTAACCGTCACGCAGATGTTACGCAAACACGGTGTGGTAGGTAAACTTGTCGAATTTTATGGTCCTGGCTTAGACAATTTGCCACTCGCTGACCGCGCGACTATCGGTAATATGGCACCAGAATATGGTGCAACTTGTGGCTTCTTCCCAGTTGACCAAGAAACCTTGCGTTACCTGGAGTTGTCGGGGCGCGACGACGATACCATTGCGCTAGTAGAGGCTTATGCCAAAGCTCAGGGCATGTGGCGCGATTCAGGTAACGAACCCGTGTTCACCGATTCTTTAGAATTAGATTTAAGTACTGTTGAAGCGTCTTTGGCAGGCCCGAAACGTCCACAAGACCGTGTCGGCATGCCGCAGTTGGGCTCAGCCTTTGATTTGTTCTTAGAAACCAATGGCCAGTCAGCTGAAGCAGACAAAGCAATTAAGGTAAAGGGGAAAGATTACAGCTTATCGCATGGCGATGTGGTCATCGCTGCGATTACCTCGTGTACCAATACCTCAAACCCAAGCGTCATGATGGCAGCTGGTTTGGTTGCGAAGAAAGCCCTTGAGAAAGGTATTAATCGTAAGCCTTGGGTGAAATCTTCGTTAGCTCCTGGCTCAAAAGTTGTGACTGATTATTTAGCCAAAGCGGGTTTAACTGAATACTTAGATAAACTCGGTTTTAACCTTGTCGGTTATGGCTGTACGACCTGTATCGGTAATTCAGGCCCATTACCGGATGAAATCACCGATGCCATTCGTGAAGGTAACTTAACCGTATCATCGGTACTGTCTGGTAACCGAAACTTCGAAGGGCGTATTCACCAGGATGTTAAAGCCAACTGGTTAGCGTCACCACCGTTAGTGGTTGCGTATGCGTTAGCGGGAACAACGCGCATTGATTTGAGTAATGATCCGATTGCCGAAGACAGTTCGGGTAATCCGGTGTACTTGAAAGACATTTGGCCAACCAGTGCCGAAATTGCGGAAGCTGTGCGCTTGGTTGATGGCGAAATGTTTAGCAAAGAATATGGTGAAGTATTTAAAGGTGACGACGAGTGGCGTTCTATTCCAATCGGCGAGGGTAAAACCTACAACTGGAGTGACGATTCAACTTACGTGAAAAATCCACCGTACTTTATTGGTATTGATAAGCCATTAGCGCCACTTGCAGATGTAAAAGATGCGCGTGTACTGGCGGTATTTGCCGACTCTATTACTACCGACCATATCTCACCAGCTGGTTCAATTAAGCCTGATTCACCAGCAGGTAAATACTTGCAAGAAAATGGTGTAGCGGTGAAAGACTTCAACTCATATGGCTCGCGTCGCGGAAATCACGAGGTAATGATGCGCGGCACATTTGCCAATATTCGCATTAAGAACCAAATGCTAGACGGTGTTGAAGGTGGCTTTACACGTCATGTGCCAAGTGGCAAGCAAATGGCAATTTATGATGCGGCCATGCAATATCAGCAAGAAGGCACACCGTTGGTGGTTTTAGCGGGCAAAGAGTACGGTACCGGTTCAAGCCGAGATTGGGCTGCAAAAGGTACGACGTTGCTAGGTGTGAAAGCTGTTATCGCCGAGAGCTTTGAACGAATTCACCGCTCGAATTTGGTTGGCATGGGTGTGTTGCCACTACAATTCGTCGACGGCGAAGGTGTGCAAGCGCATGGACTAACGGGTGATGAGCAAATTAGCATCGTCGGAATCAATAGTGATTTGAAACCAGGTCAGATGCTGAAAGTTAAAGCGAAGAAAGCTGATGGCTCAGCCGTTGAGTTTGAAGTGAAGTGCCGCATCGATACGGGTAATGAATTGCAGTACTACCGTAGCGGCGGCATATTACACTATGTTTTAAGACAAATGCTTGCGGCCTAA
- a CDS encoding sensor domain-containing diguanylate cyclase — protein sequence MPHAKLAQFKALGKYMDLLLDAICVVNPSGEFIYVSAGAERVFGYQPDEMIGQSMFQFMHPDDHDKTRKVAAEIMQGVAKVNFENRYIRKNGEVAHILWSARYSKDDDIRIAVARDITEQRQAEVERLKLLQQLEQQALFDPLTELPNRAYFYQKALQALQRQSDIALLYLDLDKFKQINDSFGHAVGDQVLKIAAQRIVQSLRNQDIVARIGGDEFVVFLERVQSNEAATAIADKIINAFVEPIAIAPDQSFEIGISIGIALSHQHGNDLELLLLKADNAMYRAKQHLNHHVLVASE from the coding sequence ATGCCGCACGCGAAGCTCGCTCAATTTAAAGCTCTGGGAAAGTACATGGACTTGTTACTTGATGCGATCTGTGTAGTTAATCCGAGTGGTGAGTTTATTTATGTTAGTGCCGGTGCAGAGCGCGTATTCGGTTACCAACCTGATGAAATGATTGGGCAATCAATGTTCCAATTTATGCATCCTGACGATCACGATAAGACACGGAAAGTCGCCGCCGAAATCATGCAAGGCGTAGCAAAAGTAAACTTTGAAAATCGTTACATACGAAAAAATGGTGAAGTTGCTCATATACTTTGGTCGGCGCGCTATTCGAAAGATGATGATATTCGAATTGCCGTCGCTCGCGACATTACCGAGCAACGCCAAGCTGAAGTTGAACGACTTAAGTTATTGCAACAACTTGAACAGCAGGCGCTGTTCGACCCATTAACTGAGCTTCCAAATCGAGCGTACTTCTATCAAAAAGCGCTACAAGCATTGCAACGTCAAAGTGATATTGCGTTGCTGTACCTAGATTTGGATAAGTTTAAGCAGATTAATGATAGTTTTGGACATGCTGTTGGCGATCAGGTACTCAAAATAGCGGCGCAGCGGATTGTCCAGAGTCTGCGCAACCAAGATATCGTCGCTCGTATTGGCGGCGATGAATTCGTTGTTTTTCTTGAACGGGTGCAGTCCAACGAAGCTGCCACCGCTATCGCAGACAAAATTATCAACGCCTTTGTGGAGCCAATAGCAATTGCCCCTGATCAGTCATTTGAAATTGGCATCAGTATCGGTATTGCACTGTCGCATCAGCATGGTAATGACCTTGAGCTGCTTTTATTAAAAGCTGATAATGCCATGTATCGTGCGAAACAACATTTAAATCACCATGTTCTTGTGGCATCAGAGTAA
- the tesB gene encoding acyl-CoA thioesterase II produces MSQVLDDLLNLLKLETIEQGIYRGQSQDLGFGAVFGGQVIGQALSAAKETLPEDRKVHSLHTYFLRPGDAHKPIIYDVENIRDGKSFSTRRVQAIQYGKPIFYMTASFQIEELGFEHQDTMPEVPGPEGLVSDIDIYREHAELIPEAIRNKFISEKPIEMRFVTANNPFKPKVDEPRRYVWLRANGPMPNDSRVHKYLLAYASDFNFLPTALQPHGYSFAQPNIQMATIDHSMWFHKDFRMDDWLLYAIDSPVATGARGLVRGQIFSRDGTLVASTMQEGVVRKHGN; encoded by the coding sequence ATGAGTCAGGTATTGGATGATCTTCTTAACTTGTTGAAGTTAGAAACCATTGAACAAGGTATTTATCGTGGACAAAGTCAGGATTTAGGCTTTGGCGCCGTATTTGGCGGCCAAGTGATTGGCCAAGCTTTATCGGCAGCCAAAGAAACCCTACCTGAAGACCGCAAAGTTCACTCGCTACACACCTACTTTTTACGTCCCGGTGATGCGCATAAACCCATTATTTATGACGTTGAAAATATTCGCGACGGCAAAAGTTTTTCAACTCGCCGAGTGCAAGCTATTCAATACGGTAAACCGATTTTCTATATGACTGCGTCTTTTCAAATTGAAGAGCTGGGGTTTGAGCACCAAGACACCATGCCTGAAGTGCCTGGACCGGAAGGACTGGTTTCGGATATCGATATATACCGAGAACATGCTGAGCTCATACCAGAAGCAATCCGTAATAAGTTTATCTCGGAAAAGCCGATTGAAATGCGCTTCGTAACTGCGAATAACCCATTTAAACCAAAAGTGGATGAGCCGCGCCGTTACGTTTGGCTGCGTGCCAACGGCCCTATGCCGAATGATTCTCGGGTACATAAGTATTTGCTTGCCTATGCTTCTGATTTCAACTTTCTGCCAACGGCATTACAGCCGCATGGTTATAGTTTTGCACAACCGAATATTCAAATGGCGACTATTGACCACTCTATGTGGTTCCACAAAGATTTTCGCATGGACGATTGGTTGCTATATGCTATCGATAGTCCGGTGGCGACAGGCGCTCGCGGCTTGGTTAGGGGACAAATATTCTCCCGCGATGGCACCTTAGTGGCATCAACCATGCAAGAAGGTGTGGTACGAAAACACGGTAACTAA